In Candidatus Edwardsbacteria bacterium, the following are encoded in one genomic region:
- a CDS encoding DUF4878 domain-containing protein gives MKIIYYKGRWAMLKDLNVLKKYYILICLLLFSCAINEYNKPDVIAYNWMKASILGDKDSLSKYTDWIESIAPEKRKSQELFQSEKESILEGHSFNSDILRENEWFLQIIPSLKVIKTKIIDNTAEVTLSFNKDSSQVITVSLSLKKKQNEWKVYKTK, from the coding sequence TTGAAAATAATTTATTATAAGGGCAGATGGGCAATGTTAAAAGATTTAAACGTTTTGAAAAAGTATTATATTTTAATTTGTTTGCTTTTATTTTCTTGTGCAATAAATGAGTATAATAAGCCCGATGTTATTGCTTATAATTGGATGAAAGCATCAATCTTGGGTGATAAAGATTCTTTATCAAAATATACAGATTGGATTGAAAGTATAGCGCCAGAAAAACGTAAATCCCAAGAATTGTTTCAATCTGAAAAGGAGTCAATATTGGAAGGCCACTCTTTCAATTCTGACATACTAAGGGAAAATGAATGGTTTCTCCAAATAATACCTTCTTTAAAAGTTATTAAAACAAAAATAATAGATAACACAGCAGAAGTGACGTTGTCTTTTAATAAGGATAGCTCTCAAGTAATAACAGTCAGTTTAAGCCTTAAGAAAAAGCAGAATGAATGGAAAGTATATAAAACCAAGTAA
- a CDS encoding lysophospholipid acyltransferase family protein, which yields MRKKIRRHIQYILIRAVLFVIQMLPRRAAVSAAAGLSGLAWRLLKKERRKTLFNLALIFPERRDHEAVGREVFRNVAVSVADAFTLFRITDDQLNDLVTVEGLEHFDAAYNQGKGLVAVTGHIGCWEFIPAWFSRKGYKISVIGKRVYDPRLDRILARMRSSQGVNIIDRDSGAKDALRDLRSGHAVGILIDQDTRVASIDVEFFGHQASTPVGAAALADKTGSPVVPLAILRQPNGKYLLSVKPAIAFDRSLPKEERIRAMVQEQTRQLEEFIRRDITQWVWMHLRWKEKP from the coding sequence GTGCGAAAAAAAATACGACGCCATATACAATACATCCTGATCCGGGCAGTTCTCTTTGTCATCCAAATGCTTCCCAGACGGGCGGCCGTCTCCGCCGCCGCGGGGCTTTCGGGCCTGGCCTGGCGTCTCCTGAAAAAGGAAAGAAGGAAGACCCTCTTCAACCTGGCCCTGATCTTTCCGGAGCGCAGGGACCACGAAGCCGTGGGACGGGAGGTCTTTCGGAATGTGGCGGTGTCGGTGGCCGATGCCTTCACCCTTTTCAGGATAACCGACGATCAGCTGAACGACCTGGTAACGGTCGAGGGCCTGGAGCATTTCGATGCCGCCTACAATCAGGGCAAGGGACTGGTGGCCGTCACCGGGCACATCGGCTGCTGGGAGTTCATCCCGGCCTGGTTCTCACGCAAAGGCTACAAGATCAGCGTCATCGGCAAGCGGGTCTACGATCCCCGGCTGGACAGGATACTGGCCCGGATGCGCTCCAGCCAGGGGGTGAACATCATCGACCGGGACAGCGGGGCCAAGGACGCCCTGCGCGACCTGCGCAGCGGCCATGCGGTGGGGATACTGATAGACCAGGACACCCGGGTGGCCAGCATCGACGTGGAGTTTTTCGGGCATCAGGCCAGCACCCCGGTGGGGGCGGCCGCCCTGGCCGACAAGACCGGGTCCCCGGTGGTGCCGCTGGCCATCCTCCGCCAACCCAACGGAAAGTACCTGCTGTCCGTCAAACCGGCCATAGCCTTCGACCGGTCCCTGCCCAAGGAGGAACGGATCCGGGCCATGGTCCAGGAACAGACCCGCCAGCTGGAGGAGTTCATCCGGCGCGACATCACCCAGTGGGTGTGGATGCACCTGCGGTGGAAGGAAAAGCCTTGA
- the lptC gene encoding LPS export ABC transporter periplasmic protein LptC has product MSLILLAGCGTKDQPARIRPVQGRTPSQTIVDFNLIETILGRRSWVLRADQADTYDQSQEVDLHKLDIDFYKTGTDSVNATLTADFGKVNTATRDMEASRNVRMVTSDSLVLTTDHLTWNNDTKKLFTESAIRLEKGTDWLTGDGLEASSDLKEIQIKRNVRGQKDLLNIER; this is encoded by the coding sequence TTGTCATTAATATTACTGGCGGGGTGCGGGACCAAGGACCAACCGGCCCGGATCCGGCCGGTTCAAGGCAGAACCCCCTCCCAGACCATCGTGGATTTCAACCTGATCGAGACCATCCTGGGCCGCCGCTCCTGGGTGCTCAGGGCCGACCAGGCCGATACCTACGACCAGAGCCAGGAGGTGGACCTGCACAAGCTGGATATTGATTTCTACAAGACCGGCACCGACTCGGTCAACGCCACCCTGACGGCGGATTTCGGCAAGGTCAACACCGCCACCCGAGACATGGAGGCCAGCCGGAATGTCCGGATGGTGACCAGCGACAGCCTGGTGCTGACCACCGACCACCTCACCTGGAACAACGATACCAAAAAACTGTTCACCGAATCGGCCATCCGCCTGGAGAAGGGCACCGACTGGCTGACCGGCGACGGGCTGGAGGCCAGCTCGGATCTCAAGGAGATCCAGATCAAAAGGAACGTCAGGGGCCAAAAAGATCTGTTGAACATAGAACGATGA
- a CDS encoding LptA/OstA family protein, translating into MSCLAGILMAALMAAAAPDTSQPYLVSANSMKVQLVGQDKVTWLRGGVEIIHGPTVIRGDSARVSTLQEQALIWGHVRITDRTAELAGQSAVYFKRYGRSVLQGRSNLKDGGWTLTADSLVHLRDQAKSYAFGQVEMRDSSGKSNIQSDYGEYWHQESYGLLTGSPKYSITGGTGKLSTITADRMEAYQQGQVAIATGNVNYSEDSVWASAGRMSYFRNQGRLFLEEQPRVWRSDADLSGRTIELSFHRDSLKNSVVRDSVVLRQFLAEPGDTDLIKCDSLWIEFSQGKLSQARATGSAWSRYHQIDKGKVSGWNVTAGDQMEFYFTQGKIDKLKVDQKSRGAYFELEKP; encoded by the coding sequence ATGAGCTGCCTTGCCGGAATATTGATGGCCGCCCTGATGGCGGCCGCGGCGCCCGACACCAGCCAGCCCTACCTGGTGTCGGCCAATTCCATGAAGGTCCAATTGGTGGGACAGGACAAGGTGACCTGGCTGCGGGGAGGGGTGGAGATCATCCACGGTCCGACCGTCATCCGGGGCGACAGCGCCCGGGTGTCCACCCTGCAGGAGCAGGCCCTGATCTGGGGCCATGTCCGGATAACCGACCGGACGGCCGAGCTGGCCGGGCAGAGCGCGGTCTACTTTAAAAGATACGGCCGGAGCGTCCTGCAGGGCCGGTCAAACCTTAAGGACGGCGGCTGGACCCTGACGGCCGATTCCCTGGTCCATCTCCGGGACCAGGCCAAGAGTTACGCCTTCGGCCAGGTGGAAATGCGGGACTCGTCAGGCAAGAGCAATATCCAAAGCGATTACGGCGAGTATTGGCACCAGGAGAGCTATGGCCTGCTGACCGGAAGCCCCAAGTACTCCATCACCGGCGGCACAGGCAAGCTCAGCACCATCACCGCCGACCGGATGGAGGCCTATCAGCAGGGCCAGGTGGCCATCGCCACCGGGAACGTCAATTACTCCGAGGACAGCGTCTGGGCCTCGGCCGGGAGGATGTCCTACTTCAGGAACCAGGGCCGGTTGTTCCTGGAGGAGCAGCCCCGGGTGTGGCGCAGCGATGCCGACCTGTCGGGCCGGACCATTGAGCTTTCCTTCCACCGGGACAGCCTGAAGAACTCGGTGGTGCGCGATTCGGTGGTCCTGCGGCAGTTTTTGGCCGAGCCGGGAGACACCGACCTGATCAAATGCGACAGCCTGTGGATAGAATTCTCCCAGGGAAAACTCTCCCAGGCCCGGGCCACCGGCAGCGCCTGGAGCCGATATCATCAGATCGACAAAGGGAAAGTCTCGGGCTGGAACGTCACGGCCGGCGACCAGATGGAATTTTATTTTACCCAAGGCAAGATAGACAAACTGAAGGTGGATCAAAAATCCCGGGGTGCCTATTTCGAATTGGAGAAGCCATGA
- the rpoN gene encoding RNA polymerase factor sigma-54, with amino-acid sequence MSPGKMGLRQELRQVLAPEMLQLLKLLQLPTLELQQLVRQELEINPLLEEILEEPSIEQQQETEERKEHNEPSPELDRIDWRDYMQEGVDDRYLKNLEPTEEPEGPIIAQKDTFQDYLLFQLRTSAADPQATAIGEYLIGNLSDDGYLTTTLEEVAQALDQDIGAVERALAEVQKLDPPGVCCRDLRECLLIQLGILGQEESLAARIVSGHLDDLVHQRYPVIARALGVLESQVLQARELISSLSPKPGASFTSDQSQYVYPDLVIEKRDGEYLVRTNDQAVPRVRLTTGYRQILTQSRKSSPQDREYVVKRLEAARFIVRMIEQRRRTMSRIMQAIIQRQTEFLDKGIRYLKPLTMKLIAQDIEMHESTVSRAVHNKYVITPNGMLPVKYFFGVGLKSDSGEDSAKSIKDTIAEMIRQEISHKPLSDQEIADKLSRQGITIARRTVAKYREELKILPTKYRRGKR; translated from the coding sequence ATGAGTCCCGGCAAAATGGGATTAAGACAGGAACTGAGACAGGTGCTGGCTCCGGAGATGCTGCAGCTGCTGAAACTGCTGCAGCTGCCGACCCTGGAACTGCAGCAGCTGGTGCGACAGGAGCTGGAGATCAATCCCCTGCTGGAGGAGATCCTGGAGGAGCCCTCCATCGAGCAGCAGCAGGAGACGGAGGAACGGAAGGAGCACAACGAACCGTCCCCGGAGCTGGACCGCATCGACTGGCGGGATTACATGCAGGAGGGGGTGGACGACCGCTACCTGAAGAACCTGGAGCCCACCGAGGAGCCCGAGGGCCCCATCATCGCCCAGAAGGACACCTTTCAGGATTATCTGCTGTTCCAGTTGAGGACCTCGGCGGCCGATCCCCAGGCCACGGCCATCGGAGAATACCTGATCGGCAATCTAAGCGACGACGGATACCTGACCACCACCCTGGAGGAGGTGGCCCAGGCCCTGGACCAGGATATAGGCGCGGTGGAGCGAGCCCTGGCCGAGGTCCAGAAGCTGGACCCGCCGGGGGTGTGCTGCCGGGATCTGCGGGAATGCCTGCTGATCCAGCTGGGGATACTGGGACAGGAGGAGAGCCTGGCGGCCAGGATCGTGTCCGGCCACCTGGACGATCTGGTTCACCAGCGGTACCCGGTCATCGCCCGGGCTTTGGGGGTCCTGGAATCCCAGGTGCTGCAGGCCAGGGAGCTGATCTCTTCGCTGTCGCCCAAGCCGGGGGCCAGTTTCACCAGCGACCAGTCGCAGTATGTCTATCCCGACCTGGTGATAGAGAAAAGGGACGGGGAATACCTGGTCAGGACCAACGACCAGGCGGTACCGCGGGTCAGGCTGACCACCGGCTACCGCCAGATATTGACCCAATCCAGAAAATCCAGCCCCCAGGACCGGGAGTATGTGGTCAAGAGGCTGGAGGCGGCCCGGTTCATCGTCCGGATGATAGAGCAGCGCCGCCGGACCATGAGCCGGATAATGCAGGCCATCATCCAAAGGCAGACGGAGTTCCTGGACAAGGGCATCAGGTATCTCAAGCCACTTACCATGAAACTGATCGCCCAGGACATCGAGATGCACGAATCCACCGTCAGCCGGGCGGTGCACAACAAATACGTGATCACCCCCAACGGGATGCTGCCGGTGAAGTATTTCTTCGGGGTGGGGCTGAAGTCCGATTCCGGGGAGGATTCCGCCAAATCGATCAAGGACACCATCGCCGAAATGATCAGGCAGGAGATCTCCCACAAACCATTAAGCGACCAGGAGATCGCCGATAAGCTGAGCCGCCAGGGGATCACCATCGCCAGGCGGACGGTGGCCAAGTACCGCGAGGAGCTGAAGATACTTCCCACCAAATACCGCCGGGGAAAAAGATGA
- the lipA gene encoding lipoyl synthase, translated as MRFTESKIIKSGPGRLPGHFKQRIVRSPKVEEVADTLSRLGLHSVCEEARCPNRNHCYSEGTATFLIMGGSCTRSCGFCAVSKSAPQGLDPEEPRAVARAAAELKLKYAVVTSVTRDDLEDGGAGHFVAVIENIRLLNPPVLIEVLTPDFRGRPGSIDAVIAAGPDIFNHNLETIARLYPLVRPQADYKRSLGLITRVKQNGLTAKSGLMAGLGESLAEMKSAMSHLADAGCDIITIGQYLAPSALHYPVARYWEPEEFEECRAYGQDLLGLKAVVAGPLVRSSYYAHQTYQTINH; from the coding sequence ATGAGATTTACGGAAAGCAAAATAATAAAGTCCGGTCCGGGGCGGCTGCCCGGCCATTTCAAACAGCGGATCGTCAGATCCCCCAAGGTGGAGGAGGTGGCCGACACTTTGAGCCGCTTGGGCCTGCATTCGGTCTGCGAGGAGGCCCGGTGCCCCAACCGCAACCATTGCTATTCCGAGGGCACGGCCACTTTTCTGATAATGGGGGGCAGCTGCACCAGGTCCTGCGGGTTCTGCGCCGTCAGCAAGAGCGCTCCCCAAGGGCTGGATCCCGAGGAGCCGCGGGCGGTGGCCCGGGCGGCCGCCGAACTCAAACTTAAATATGCGGTGGTGACCTCGGTCACCCGCGATGATCTGGAGGACGGCGGGGCCGGCCATTTTGTGGCGGTCATCGAAAATATCCGGCTGCTGAACCCCCCGGTCCTGATCGAGGTGCTGACCCCGGATTTTAGGGGCCGTCCGGGATCGATCGATGCGGTGATCGCCGCCGGGCCGGATATCTTCAACCATAACCTGGAGACCATCGCCCGGCTGTATCCCCTAGTGCGCCCCCAGGCCGATTATAAAAGATCGCTGGGACTGATAACCAGGGTCAAGCAGAACGGCCTGACCGCCAAGTCCGGGCTGATGGCCGGGCTGGGGGAGTCGTTGGCCGAGATGAAAAGTGCCATGTCCCACCTGGCCGATGCCGGATGCGACATCATTACCATCGGGCAGTACCTGGCGCCATCGGCCCTGCATTATCCGGTGGCCCGGTATTGGGAGCCGGAGGAATTCGAGGAATGCCGGGCCTACGGCCAGGATCTGCTGGGCCTCAAAGCGGTGGTGGCCGGACCCCTGGTAAGAAGCTCTTATTACGCCCATCAAACATACCAGACCATAAACCATTAA
- the raiA gene encoding ribosome-associated translation inhibitor RaiA: MDLNITTRHFDGLSDSLRSDIETRMVKLEKFFDRIVEAKVILSEEKNRQIAEVSIHLPGGVRLLAKEEAGDMWAAAELAIKKIEIQVKKVKDRKKDRQRTTLRKSS, translated from the coding sequence ATGGATCTGAACATCACCACCAGGCATTTCGACGGGCTGAGCGATTCGCTGCGGTCGGATATCGAAACCAGGATGGTCAAGCTGGAAAAATTCTTCGACCGCATCGTGGAGGCCAAGGTGATCTTAAGCGAGGAGAAGAACCGGCAGATCGCCGAGGTCTCGATCCATCTACCGGGCGGGGTCAGGCTGCTGGCCAAGGAGGAGGCCGGGGACATGTGGGCCGCGGCAGAGCTGGCCATCAAGAAGATAGAGATCCAGGTCAAGAAGGTCAAGGACCGGAAAAAGGACCGCCAGCGGACCACCCTCAGGAAATCGTCATAA
- the hprK gene encoding HPr(Ser) kinase/phosphatase, giving the protein MKAVLVKELLADRQEALHLEVLTGDSGLDRKIIIADTNRPGLAFTGYMGYFLWERVQIIGITETGYLETLPSDKRIEAIKRVTSFELPCIVVTKKLGVHPELLSEARARNIPVLRTDIDTTEFIHRLSSYIDNMLAPTTTMHGTLVDVYGVGLLYTGDSGIGKSECALDLIERGHRLVADDVVTIKKRGERVLMGYGNQMLQHHMEIRGIGIVDLTTLFGIRSVRMRKRIEVEVRLKRWSDDEDYERLGLEEKPTTILGVEIPLITVPVVSGKNISVISEVLAMNHLLKLCGYSSAEEFNNRLLDSMQKKFESARFVEDDLE; this is encoded by the coding sequence ATGAAAGCGGTATTGGTAAAGGAGCTGCTGGCCGACCGCCAGGAGGCCCTGCACTTGGAGGTCCTGACCGGGGATAGCGGCCTGGACCGGAAGATAATCATCGCCGACACCAACCGGCCCGGCCTGGCCTTCACCGGCTATATGGGCTATTTCCTGTGGGAGAGGGTGCAGATAATCGGCATCACCGAGACCGGCTACCTGGAGACCCTGCCGTCGGATAAACGGATCGAGGCCATCAAGCGGGTCACCTCTTTCGAGCTGCCCTGCATCGTGGTCACCAAGAAACTGGGGGTGCACCCCGAGCTGCTGTCCGAGGCCCGGGCCAGGAATATTCCGGTGCTGAGGACCGATATCGACACCACAGAGTTCATTCACCGGCTGTCGTCCTACATCGACAACATGCTGGCGCCCACCACCACCATGCACGGCACCCTGGTGGATGTATACGGGGTGGGCCTTTTGTACACCGGCGACTCCGGCATCGGCAAGAGCGAATGCGCCCTGGACCTGATCGAGCGGGGACACCGGCTGGTGGCCGACGATGTGGTCACCATCAAGAAGCGGGGAGAGAGGGTGCTGATGGGCTACGGCAACCAGATGCTGCAGCATCATATGGAGATCCGGGGTATCGGGATAGTCGACCTGACCACCCTGTTCGGCATCCGTTCGGTTCGGATGCGCAAAAGGATAGAGGTGGAGGTCCGGCTCAAGCGCTGGTCGGACGACGAGGATTACGAAAGGCTGGGGCTGGAGGAGAAGCCCACCACCATCCTGGGGGTGGAGATCCCGTTGATCACCGTGCCGGTGGTGTCGGGCAAGAACATCAGCGTGATCTCCGAAGTGCTGGCCATGAACCATCTGCTGAAACTGTGCGGATACAGCAGTGCCGAGGAGTTCAACAACCGGCTGCTGGATTCCATGCAAAAGAAGTTCGAGTCGGCCCGGTTCGTGGAGGACGATCTGGAGTGA
- a CDS encoding DUF1926 domain-containing protein → MPKLKFIFGVHNHQPVGNFDFVFQEAYQKAYLPFLEMAARYPWFRFTIHNSGCLWEWLEANQPKYLDKVKALVKSGQVELMGGGFYEPVLPAIPEDDRRGQLAMMSGYLKDRFGETPAGAWVAERVWEPCLASTLAGAGVKYTVLDDYHFKCAGKQEKDLGGYYLTDDQGQTLSVFPISQKLRYLIPFHDVDEVMAYLRELYDANNKALAILADDGEKFGIWPGTYDHVYTKGWLERFLEKLSQNLDWIELSTFSEALKETSPLGRIYLPTGSYAEMGEWVLEPESEGIYRELADRLKNDGSYQRYSPFVRGGIWRNYLVKYPESNNIYRKMLHISGKAAGSGDDIKRELYRGQCNCAYWHGIFGGLYLPHLREALYRHLIRAENLANKERPPEYPTVERKDFDGDGHQEILLSNDKMNLYLSPEQGGTIFEWDLKEKEINLFDTLARRPENYHRQIADIGHGEQGQGKSIHEMLTAKEQGLEKLLHYDRFRRVGSVDHLLVAGTTLEEFIACAHKEADQTLGSKWEAGTSQEGGLIKVELTKISGDLQISKTISLGADGSFGVHYRWTNNGKAGLDIWPGVEFNFGLLSSGPGRHCSSPDPLSTERLDQPASDDAISRLTVHDQHRKMEIVLSLSRPADLWRFPVETVSQSESGLERNYQCSCFLWHAKLRLEPGEGYNLNFEVGYKGV, encoded by the coding sequence ATGCCCAAACTAAAATTCATATTCGGGGTCCACAACCACCAGCCGGTGGGCAATTTTGATTTCGTCTTCCAGGAGGCGTATCAAAAGGCCTATCTGCCGTTCCTGGAGATGGCCGCCCGATACCCCTGGTTCCGCTTCACCATCCACAACAGCGGATGCCTGTGGGAATGGCTGGAGGCCAATCAGCCCAAATATTTGGACAAGGTCAAGGCCCTGGTCAAATCCGGGCAGGTGGAGCTGATGGGCGGGGGCTTTTATGAACCGGTGCTGCCGGCCATTCCGGAGGACGACCGCCGCGGCCAGCTGGCGATGATGTCCGGATATCTGAAGGATAGGTTCGGTGAAACTCCGGCCGGGGCCTGGGTGGCCGAACGGGTGTGGGAGCCCTGCCTGGCATCGACCCTGGCCGGGGCCGGCGTCAAATACACGGTGCTGGACGACTACCACTTCAAGTGCGCCGGAAAACAGGAGAAGGACCTGGGCGGTTATTACCTGACCGACGACCAGGGCCAAACCCTGTCGGTTTTTCCCATCAGCCAGAAACTCAGGTACCTGATACCATTCCATGACGTGGACGAGGTCATGGCTTATCTCCGGGAGCTGTATGATGCCAATAATAAGGCCCTGGCCATCCTGGCCGACGACGGGGAAAAATTCGGCATCTGGCCCGGAACCTATGACCATGTCTATACCAAGGGCTGGCTGGAACGCTTCCTGGAAAAACTGTCCCAGAACCTGGACTGGATCGAGCTAAGCACCTTCTCGGAAGCGCTCAAGGAAACATCCCCCTTGGGACGGATATACCTGCCCACCGGGTCCTACGCCGAGATGGGGGAGTGGGTGCTGGAGCCGGAATCCGAAGGGATCTATCGGGAGTTGGCGGACCGTCTGAAGAATGATGGCAGCTACCAGCGCTACAGCCCGTTCGTCCGCGGGGGGATCTGGCGCAACTATCTGGTGAAATATCCCGAATCCAACAATATCTACCGCAAGATGCTTCACATCAGCGGCAAAGCCGCAGGCTCCGGGGATGATATCAAGCGGGAGCTGTACCGGGGACAGTGCAACTGCGCTTACTGGCACGGGATCTTCGGCGGGCTTTACCTGCCCCACCTGCGGGAAGCCCTGTACCGGCACCTGATCCGGGCGGAGAATTTGGCGAACAAGGAACGGCCGCCGGAATATCCCACGGTTGAAAGGAAAGATTTCGACGGGGACGGGCATCAGGAGATCCTTTTGTCCAACGACAAAATGAACCTCTACCTCTCCCCGGAACAGGGGGGGACGATATTCGAATGGGACCTTAAAGAAAAGGAAATAAACCTTTTTGACACCCTGGCCCGCCGGCCGGAGAATTATCACCGCCAGATAGCCGACATCGGCCACGGGGAACAGGGGCAGGGCAAAAGCATTCATGAGATGCTGACCGCCAAGGAGCAGGGCCTGGAGAAACTTCTCCATTACGACAGATTCCGCCGGGTGGGATCGGTGGACCATCTGCTCGTCGCAGGAACCACCCTGGAGGAATTCATTGCCTGCGCCCATAAAGAGGCCGACCAGACGCTGGGCTCCAAATGGGAGGCCGGGACATCCCAGGAGGGAGGGCTGATAAAAGTAGAGCTGACAAAAATATCGGGCGATCTTCAAATATCGAAAACCATTTCTCTAGGTGCGGACGGCTCGTTTGGGGTTCACTATCGGTGGACCAACAACGGAAAGGCGGGCCTTGATATCTGGCCGGGGGTGGAGTTCAATTTCGGCCTGCTGTCATCCGGGCCCGGGAGGCATTGCAGCTCGCCGGACCCTCTGTCCACCGAAAGGCTGGATCAGCCGGCATCCGACGATGCGATCAGCCGGCTGACGGTCCACGACCAGCATCGTAAAATGGAGATCGTTCTCTCCCTGAGCCGGCCGGCCGACCTGTGGCGGTTCCCGGTGGAGACGGTATCCCAGTCGGAATCCGGCCTGGAAAGGAACTACCAGTGCTCCTGTTTTTTATGGCATGCCAAATTAAGATTGGAACCCGGGGAAGGATACAACCTGAACTTTGAAGTAGGATACAAAGGGGTTTGA
- a CDS encoding HPr family phosphocarrier protein, whose amino-acid sequence MQEIKALIVNRLGMHARPAALFVKTSSKFQSKIWVRKDDLEVNGKSIMGVMMLAAEPGSSLIIKADGPDEQEALEALAKLVADKFYED is encoded by the coding sequence ATGCAGGAGATAAAAGCGCTAATCGTCAACCGCCTGGGCATGCATGCCAGGCCGGCCGCCCTGTTCGTCAAGACATCCAGCAAGTTCCAGTCCAAGATCTGGGTCCGCAAGGATGATCTGGAGGTCAACGGAAAGAGCATCATGGGGGTGATGATGCTGGCCGCCGAACCCGGCAGCAGCCTGATCATTAAAGCCGACGGTCCGGACGAGCAGGAGGCCCTGGAGGCCCTGGCCAAGCTGGTAGCCGATAAATTCTATGAGGATTGA
- the ptsP gene encoding phosphoenolpyruvate--protein phosphotransferase, with protein sequence MANETRLYGIPVSPGFGIGQAFIYRKNLPVLKRQTVDNANQEIARFHNALSNARLEIAELRDMIAGRLGRDEAELWTAQLMMLEDVTVIQATADRIREKKQDAASAFQETIGQVAETIESSSNQYLKERVADIRDISWRVIKHIQSGNPSVLHKLSRNSVVVSHDLSAADTALMSARNIAGFITEVGGKTSHTAIVARSLEIPAVVGIKDALQQPLPGSMVIVDGTRGVVILDPLPQTLESYQQEQKEYQKHISDLRRLRKSKPVTLDGRRIELSANIELPEEIPSVKSHGAKGIGLFRTEYLFLTSSQLPDEEQQFAIYRQVAEKIAPDPVIIRTFDLGGDKINGHGFSPEANPFLGWRAIRFCLDRPEIFRAQLRAILRASAFGSVRIMLPMICCLEEVTQTKAILDSIRLELDDKKIAYDRNCQLGVMIETPAAALTSDILAPEVDFFSIGSNDLTQYTLAVDRVNEKVAKLYDPFNPAVLKLIKQVIESGHRSGIWVGLCGEMCADPLAVPLLLGLGLDEFSMNAVSVPEVKRMILKLRLEDCQKVAGRAMEAKSALQARTVLSEFVLDIFPDLALSCALE encoded by the coding sequence ATGGCCAATGAGACCAGATTATACGGCATCCCCGTCTCCCCGGGTTTCGGCATCGGCCAGGCTTTCATCTATCGCAAAAACCTGCCGGTGCTCAAGCGGCAGACGGTGGATAATGCCAACCAGGAGATCGCCAGATTTCACAATGCCCTTAGCAATGCCCGGCTGGAGATCGCCGAACTTCGGGATATGATAGCCGGCCGGCTGGGGAGGGACGAGGCCGAGCTGTGGACCGCCCAGCTGATGATGCTGGAGGACGTGACGGTGATCCAAGCCACCGCCGACCGGATCAGGGAGAAGAAACAGGATGCCGCCTCGGCCTTCCAGGAGACGATCGGCCAGGTGGCCGAGACCATCGAGTCGTCCTCCAATCAGTATCTCAAAGAGCGGGTGGCCGATATCCGGGATATCTCCTGGCGGGTGATAAAACACATCCAGTCAGGGAATCCCTCGGTTCTGCATAAGCTTTCCCGGAATTCGGTGGTGGTGTCCCACGACCTGTCGGCGGCCGATACTGCTTTGATGTCGGCCCGGAACATAGCCGGCTTCATCACCGAGGTGGGAGGCAAGACCTCGCACACCGCGATTGTGGCCCGCTCCCTGGAGATCCCGGCGGTGGTGGGCATCAAGGACGCTCTGCAGCAGCCCCTGCCCGGCTCCATGGTCATCGTGGACGGCACCAGGGGGGTGGTGATACTGGACCCGCTGCCCCAGACCCTGGAATCTTACCAGCAGGAGCAGAAGGAATACCAGAAGCATATCTCCGACCTGAGGAGGCTGCGGAAAAGCAAGCCGGTGACCCTGGACGGGCGCCGGATAGAATTGTCTGCCAATATAGAACTGCCGGAAGAGATCCCCTCGGTAAAATCGCACGGGGCCAAGGGCATCGGGCTTTTCAGGACGGAATACCTTTTCCTGACATCCTCCCAACTGCCCGATGAGGAGCAGCAGTTCGCCATCTACAGACAGGTGGCCGAGAAAATCGCCCCGGATCCGGTGATAATACGCACTTTTGATCTGGGCGGGGACAAGATCAACGGCCACGGTTTCTCGCCCGAGGCCAATCCTTTCCTGGGGTGGCGGGCCATCAGGTTCTGCCTGGACCGTCCGGAGATCTTCCGGGCCCAACTCAGGGCCATCCTGAGGGCCTCGGCCTTCGGCTCGGTCAGGATCATGCTTCCCATGATCTGCTGCCTGGAGGAGGTAACCCAGACCAAGGCCATTCTGGATTCCATCCGGCTGGAGCTGGACGACAAGAAGATCGCCTATGACCGCAACTGCCAGCTGGGAGTGATGATAGAGACCCCGGCCGCAGCCCTGACCAGCGACATCCTGGCCCCAGAGGTGGATTTCTTCAGCATCGGCTCCAACGATCTTACCCAATACACCCTGGCGGTGGACCGGGTCAACGAGAAGGTGGCTAAATTGTACGATCCTTTCAATCCGGCGGTGCTTAAACTGATCAAGCAGGTGATAGAATCAGGGCACCGCTCAGGCATCTGGGTGGGCCTGTGCGGGGAGATGTGCGCCGATCCCCTGGCGGTGCCGCTGCTGTTGGGATTGGGTCTGGATGAGTTCAGCATGAATGCGGTCTCGGTCCCCGAGGTCAAACGGATGATCCTCAAACTCAGGTTGGAGGATTGCCAAAAGGTGGCCGGGAGGGCCATGGAGGCAAAAAGCGCGCTGCAGGCCAGGACCGTGCTTTCGGAGTTTGTGCTGGACATCTTTCCCGACCTGGCCCTGAGTTGTGCCCTGGAATGA